The Lactuca sativa cultivar Salinas chromosome 2, Lsat_Salinas_v11, whole genome shotgun sequence genome includes a window with the following:
- the LOC111915197 gene encoding protein ALTERED PHOSPHATE STARVATION RESPONSE 1, with the protein MGATNSKVEEDKALQLCRERKKFVRKALDGRCSLAATHFTYIESLTIIGKALSRFVEPEVPMESSLYTSTNATPEPQTFIGKSLSQFSFSSTMSQHINPPGNLSPSPSPPSSSRYYTNHMKIRGSFSRKVEEKPVVAVIGSVTSSGTPRNIIDEHELEPEPEPEHEPETPFGGPESQPWDYFGLSHDGFSPHEVGELNQGVENYKDEKISEMGQESEDEFDEPSTDGLVRSFENVNRVADNVSGAGNGLHSMSSAESVASETEILNGDKFNSPQISPLKRKTSGFSNVGISQDEKIEVVKGHETKPVPKDFISSMREIENLFVKASECGREVPRMLEANKLHFRPIFPGKERGSFSSKFIKACLACGDDPSQVQEEPAQNDTKYLTWPRTTSSRGSSFRHDPSPNVNTSQSQNQNQEDINSNLFDNFYMNAGSHASTLDRLYAWEKKLYDEVKANEMIRKVYDQKRKLLRELESNEESNRRIDKTRAIVKDLHWRIGVAIHRIDSISRRIEDLRDKELHPQLEELIEGLRKMWETMHECHNSQLLIISSLQINSHNKISLQSDSHRQISIYLESELRTLSSSFTKWIGSQKAYVQSLNGWLHKCVPPQQSTKKKRRQQPLLRDYGPPIYVTLGIWLEKLETLPTKEVADSIKDLAAEIDHFIPQEKAQGKFASASLPWQKNVVKSDHHHHDPAGVNLLNDEFLEDRFDRLRLRLEGFLGQLSNFSGLSMEMFTGLQKAIQDRKAMYARVHSLS; encoded by the exons ATGGGTGCCACAAACTCAAAAGTGGAAGAAGATAAGGCTCTTCAGCTATGCCGTGAAAGGAAAAAGTTTGTTAGAAAAGCACTTGATGGAAGATGTTCACTTGCAGCCACTCATTTTACTTACATAGAGTCTCTAACAATTATAGGGAAAGCATTAAGTAGGTTTGTTGAACCTGAAGTGCCAATGGAATCCTCTTTATACACATCCACTAATGCAACTCCTGAGCCACAAACATTCATTGGAAAATCCCTTTCTCAATTCTCTTTCTCTTCAACCATGTCACAACATATCAATCCACCTGGAAACCTATCCCCATCTCCTTCCCCACCATCCTCTAGTAGGTATTACACAAATCATATGAAGATTAGAGGCTCCTTTtctagaaaagttgaagaaaagcCAGTTGTAGCTGTCATAGGTTCTGTAACTTCTTCAGGTACCCCAAGAAACATCATAGATGAACATGAACTGGAACCTGAACCTGAACCTGAACATGAACCTGAAACCCCGTTTGGTGGTCCTGAAAGTCAACCTTGGGATTATTTTGGTCTTTCACATGATGGGTTTTCTCCACATGAAGTGGGGGAATTGAATCAAGGGGTGGAAAATTACAAAGATGAAAAGATTTCAGAAATGGGTCAAGAATCAGAAGATGAGTTTGATGAGCCATCAACAGATGGGTTGGTTAGAAGTTTTGAGAATGTTAATAGGGTAGCAGATAATGTTAGTGGGGCTGGTAATGGTCTACATTCAATGTCATCAGCAGAAAGTGTTGCATCagaaactgaaatcttgaatggGGACAAGTTTAATTCTCCCCAAATTTCACCATTAAAGCGAAAAACttctggttttagtaatgttgGTATCTCTCAGGATGAAAAAATTGAAGTGGTAAAAGGTCATGAAACTAAACCTGTACCTAAAGATTTTATTTCAAGTATGAGAGAGATTGAGAATCTTTTTGTTAAAGCTTCTGAGTGTGGAAGAGAAGTTCCTAGAATGCTTGAAGCCAACAAGCTCCACTTTCGTCCAATTTTCCCTGGAAAAGAAC GTGGATCATTCAGTTCAAAATTTATAAAAGCATGTCTTGCGTGTGGTGATGATCCTAGCCAAGTGCAGGAAG AACCTGCTCAAAATGACACCAAGTACTTAACATGGCCTCGAACAACATCATCTCGTGGTTCATCCTTCAGACATGATCCGAGTCCAAATGTCAACaccagtcaaagtcaaaatcaaaatcaggAGGACATTAACAGCAACCTCTTTGATAACTTCTACATGAACGCAGGAAGCCATGCTTCCACTTTGGATAGGCTTTATGCATGGGAGAAGAAGCTTTATGATGAAGTTAAG GCAAATGAGATGATCAGAAAAGTGTATGATCAAAAGCGCAAACTTCTACGGGAATTAGAATCCAATGAAGAAAGTAACCGCAGAATAGATAAGACTCGTGCCATAGTTAAAGATCTTCATTGGAGAATTGGAGTTGCTATCCACAGAATCGACTCAATATCAagaagaatcgaagatcttaGAGACAAAGAACTTCACCCACAACTTGAGGAGTTGATTGAAGG ATTGAGGAAGATGTGGGAGACGATGCATGAATGCCATAACAGCCAGTTGTTAATCATATCATCACTACAAATAAATTCACACAACAAAATCTCACTACAATCAGACTCGCATCGCCAGATCAGCATCTACCTGGAAAGCGAATTAAGAACTTTATCATCGAGTTTCACGAAATGGATCGGATCCCAAAAAGCGTATGTCCAATCGTTAAACGGATGGCTTCACAAATGTGTCCCACCACAACAATCCACCAAGAAAAAAAGACGACAACAGCCCTTGTTACGTGACTATGGCCCACCAATATACGTCACCCTTGGTATCTGGCTAGAAAAGCTTGAAACTTTACCAACAAAAGAAGTTGCGGATTCCATAAAAGATTTAGCTGCTGAAATTGATCACTTTATCCCCCAAGAAAAAGCCCAGGGTAAATTCGCTAGTGCTTCTTTACCATGGCAGAAGAATGTTGTTAAAagtgatcatcatcatcatgatccTGCAGGGGTGAATTTGTTAAATGATGAATTTTTGGAGGACCGTTTTGATCGGTTAAGGTTGAGATTGGAGGGGTTTCTTGGACAGTTGAGTAACTTTTCAGGCTTGTCTATGGAAATGTTTACGGGCCTTCAGAAGGCGATTCAAGATAGGAAGGCCATGTATGCAAGAGTTCACTCCCTATCATGA